The following coding sequences lie in one Synechococcus sp. CC9902 genomic window:
- a CDS encoding LptA/OstA family protein, whose translation MIALGPLRLKNIYSLSLMALLSLCSVIVNAQQLTETGLITIESDQQTADNSIGVVTAQGNVRLVHVDRGIVATGRQAQYFMKEERIVLSGDVDIVQKNGDLLQADKIVYSLADERALATPSEDQQVFSQWSFGGNDDDSTPVIP comes from the coding sequence GTGATCGCTTTAGGGCCGCTCCGATTAAAAAATATTTATTCACTTAGCCTTATGGCTTTGTTATCACTTTGTTCTGTGATTGTTAATGCTCAACAATTAACTGAGACTGGACTGATTACGATTGAATCGGATCAGCAAACCGCAGACAATTCGATTGGCGTTGTAACAGCTCAAGGAAATGTTCGGCTTGTCCATGTTGATCGTGGCATTGTCGCCACAGGTCGTCAGGCTCAATATTTTATGAAAGAGGAGCGAATTGTCTTGAGTGGAGATGTCGATATAGTGCAAAAGAATGGCGACTTACTTCAAGCCGATAAGATTGTTTATTCCTTAGCCGACGAACGAGCACTGGCGACGCCATCTGAGGATCAACAGGTGTTCAGTCAATGGAGTTTTGGTGGTAATGATGATGATTCCACCCCTGTAATTCCATGA
- a CDS encoding DUF309 domain-containing protein encodes MAEEPQADPRFQKAVELFNDGEWYDAHDVFEELWHETADPHRRSLQGVLQVAVAQLHLQRDNRRGATILFGEALGRLKRPGTPDLGLDIKSLCTSVEQRLRSLQCDEDPELCTVPVLRVVD; translated from the coding sequence ATGGCCGAGGAGCCTCAGGCAGATCCCCGCTTTCAGAAAGCTGTTGAACTCTTCAATGATGGTGAGTGGTACGACGCTCATGATGTCTTTGAAGAGCTTTGGCATGAAACGGCCGATCCCCATCGACGAAGCTTGCAAGGTGTGCTTCAGGTCGCTGTGGCTCAACTGCATTTGCAGCGTGACAATCGACGTGGAGCAACGATCCTTTTTGGCGAAGCTCTCGGCCGTTTAAAGCGTCCAGGAACCCCTGATTTGGGTCTTGATATTAAAAGTCTGTGTACCTCTGTTGAGCAGCGGCTTCGCTCACTTCAATGCGATGAAGATCCCGAGTTGTGCACTGTCCCTGTTTTGCGGGTTGTCGACTGA
- the typA gene encoding translational GTPase TypA, with protein sequence MSAQQKAIRNIAIIAHVDHGKTTLVDALLAQSGIFRDNEAVPTCVLDSNDLERERGITILSKNAAVTYNDTRINIVDTPGHADFGGEVERVLGMVDGCLLIVDANEGPMPQTRFVLKKALEQGLRPIIFVNKIDRPRVDPETAVDKVLDLFIELGADDDQCDFPYLFGSGLGGFAKPDMKTESENMRPLFDAILRHVPPPVGDVTKPLQLQITTLDYSDFLGRIIIGRVHNGVIRKGQNASLIKDDGSLKKGRISKLLGFEGLQRVDIDEASAGDLVAVAGFDDVNIGETIACPDEPKALPLIKVDEPTLQMTFVVNDSPFAGKEGKFVTSRQIRDRLQRELLTNVALRVEDTDSPDSFAVSGRGELHLGILIETMRREGFEFQVSQPQVIFRTIDGTPCEPVETLVMDVPEAAVGSCIEKLGTRKAEMQNMETGTDGRTQLEFVVPSRGLIGFRGEFIRATRGEGIMSHSFFEYRPMCGEFDTRRNGVLIAFEEGTATFYALKNAEDRGQFFITPGTKVYKGMIIGENTRPQDMEINISKAKQVTNIRSAGADVLDTLQSPIQMTLERALEYIGPDEMLEVTPESIRLRKLPAKKMAKR encoded by the coding sequence ATGAGCGCCCAGCAAAAGGCGATTCGCAATATCGCGATCATCGCCCACGTTGATCATGGCAAAACGACCTTGGTCGACGCCCTGCTGGCGCAATCCGGAATCTTCCGCGACAACGAAGCTGTTCCGACGTGCGTTTTGGACTCCAACGATTTGGAGCGTGAGCGCGGCATCACCATTCTTTCGAAGAATGCAGCTGTTACTTACAACGACACGCGGATCAACATTGTTGATACCCCTGGCCACGCTGATTTTGGTGGTGAGGTGGAGCGGGTTCTCGGCATGGTTGACGGGTGCTTGCTCATCGTTGATGCCAACGAGGGCCCGATGCCCCAAACCCGCTTTGTGCTCAAGAAAGCCCTGGAGCAGGGCTTAAGACCGATCATCTTTGTGAACAAGATTGATCGGCCCCGGGTTGATCCCGAAACCGCCGTCGACAAGGTGCTCGATCTGTTTATCGAGCTGGGTGCGGATGATGACCAGTGTGATTTCCCCTATTTATTTGGTAGCGGTCTTGGTGGTTTTGCCAAGCCAGATATGAAAACAGAGAGCGAGAATATGCGTCCTCTCTTTGATGCGATTCTCCGTCATGTCCCGCCCCCAGTTGGCGATGTAACCAAGCCACTCCAGCTTCAAATTACAACTCTCGATTATTCAGACTTTCTGGGTCGAATCATCATTGGTCGAGTTCATAATGGTGTGATTCGCAAAGGGCAAAATGCGTCCTTGATCAAGGACGACGGAAGTCTTAAAAAGGGAAGAATTAGCAAATTATTAGGCTTTGAGGGCCTTCAACGGGTTGATATTGATGAGGCCTCCGCTGGTGATCTTGTTGCGGTTGCTGGCTTTGATGATGTCAACATCGGCGAAACGATCGCCTGCCCTGATGAACCGAAGGCTTTGCCTCTGATCAAGGTGGATGAACCTACCCTTCAGATGACATTCGTCGTCAACGATTCCCCTTTTGCTGGAAAAGAAGGAAAGTTCGTTACGAGCCGTCAGATCCGAGACCGCCTGCAGCGAGAATTACTCACGAACGTTGCGCTAAGGGTTGAAGATACGGACTCTCCAGACAGCTTCGCTGTCAGCGGACGGGGAGAACTCCACCTGGGAATTTTGATTGAAACGATGCGCCGGGAGGGCTTCGAGTTTCAAGTGTCCCAACCTCAGGTGATCTTTCGCACAATCGATGGAACACCGTGCGAGCCAGTTGAAACCCTCGTCATGGATGTGCCTGAGGCTGCGGTTGGATCCTGTATCGAAAAGCTTGGAACCCGTAAGGCAGAAATGCAAAATATGGAAACAGGAACTGATGGTCGAACCCAACTGGAGTTTGTTGTTCCTTCACGGGGATTAATTGGTTTCCGTGGCGAATTTATTCGTGCCACAAGAGGTGAGGGAATTATGAGCCATTCCTTCTTTGAGTATCGGCCAATGTGTGGCGAATTTGATACTCGTAGAAATGGTGTTTTGATTGCATTTGAAGAAGGAACAGCAACGTTCTATGCATTGAAGAATGCCGAAGATCGCGGACAGTTCTTTATCACACCTGGCACAAAGGTCTACAAAGGAATGATTATTGGTGAAAATACCCGTCCGCAAGATATGGAAATCAATATTTCTAAGGCAAAGCAAGTTACGAATATCCGCTCCGCAGGTGCCGATGTCTTGGATACTCTCCAATCTCCAATTCAGATGACCCTGGAGCGTGCACTGGAATACATCGGACCCGATGAAATGCTTGAAGTCACTCCAGAGTCGATTCGTTTACGCAAATTGCCTGCCAAAAAGATGGCAAAACGTTGA
- a CDS encoding peptidase U32 family protein, which translates to MNSPELLSPAGDWAALKAAVASGADAVYFGVDAFNARQRAENFRLEELPQIMHWLHQRGVRGFLTFNVLVFSDELESAAQLLLAADQAGVDAVIVQDVGLCRLAQRLVPRLTLHGSTQMSITSAAGVAQAAALGCERVVLARELSLQDLERLQNQLTQRHLQIPLEVFVHGALCVAYSGQCLTSESLGQRSANRGECAQACRLPYEMVVDGTSHSLEDQRYLLSPQDLAAWELLPDLQRIGIASLKIEGRLKDATYVAAVTEAYRNRLDQQEDDPSEVRRQLELAFSRGLSTGWLRGVNHRQLVHGRWSKKRGPLVGQLLGVERGGWLQIRSRERIRPGQGVVLEVLSSDPLTPPREIGGRVMACEQIGRERLKLRLGPHRLETEALRAGASVWLTSDPAWQAQWQRASRRVVEPVSTPLVVAVVGAVDQPLTIEVLQPSTAGLSVKSAMPLQVASQRPLDHQRLTEQLGRLGGTAWRLERLELHLEGDLFLPVAELNRMRRQLLDSLETLAEAEEAPTADPAVPLDSGLNVHDVLVPMLSSLAGSSTPVNPVDLQAPGLVVLVRSLQQLKALKDLPTSVAPIRSVVADLEHPRDLREAVAIARGHWPEGIWLAGSRVTRPNERWTLEPLIRARPDGFLVRNADQLETLCPLAPCIGDFSLNVANPLAMSWYREHWGLKRLTASYDLNLQQLLDLTSHVDASALEITLHQHMPLFHMEHCLFCAFLSDGHDHTDCGRPCETHTVTLRDRSGVEHPLRADLGCRNTLFNGTAQTGVESLPVLRKAGVTSFRLELLDEDAESTLRRVHLYADALAGRLASKDVWRQERIHNQLGVTRGSLLVKGPEKTSRVSR; encoded by the coding sequence GTGAATTCTCCTGAGCTGTTGTCTCCAGCTGGCGACTGGGCTGCTCTTAAAGCGGCTGTTGCATCCGGCGCCGACGCGGTCTACTTCGGCGTTGATGCCTTCAACGCAAGACAGCGCGCCGAAAACTTTCGTTTGGAAGAACTGCCGCAAATAATGCATTGGCTGCATCAGCGCGGTGTGCGGGGCTTCCTCACCTTCAACGTGCTGGTGTTTAGCGATGAGCTGGAGTCGGCGGCCCAGTTGCTCCTTGCCGCAGATCAAGCCGGTGTTGATGCGGTGATTGTTCAAGACGTTGGCCTTTGCCGATTAGCCCAACGGTTGGTGCCGCGATTAACCCTGCATGGTTCGACGCAGATGTCGATCACCAGTGCCGCGGGAGTGGCCCAAGCCGCTGCTTTGGGTTGTGAACGGGTTGTCTTGGCTCGTGAGCTGTCTTTGCAGGATCTTGAGCGGCTTCAAAATCAGCTCACCCAGAGGCATTTGCAAATCCCTTTGGAAGTGTTTGTGCATGGCGCGTTGTGTGTGGCCTACTCGGGCCAGTGCCTCACGAGTGAATCGTTGGGGCAACGCAGTGCCAACCGTGGTGAATGCGCCCAAGCCTGCCGCCTTCCCTATGAAATGGTCGTGGATGGCACGTCTCATTCCCTTGAAGATCAGCGTTATTTGCTGTCCCCACAGGATCTTGCCGCCTGGGAACTGCTTCCTGATTTGCAGCGCATTGGAATCGCCAGTCTCAAGATTGAGGGTCGCTTAAAAGACGCAACTTATGTCGCGGCAGTGACGGAGGCTTACCGCAACCGGCTGGATCAGCAGGAAGACGACCCTTCCGAGGTGCGAAGACAATTGGAGCTTGCCTTTTCCCGCGGTTTGTCCACCGGATGGTTGAGGGGGGTTAACCACCGTCAATTGGTGCATGGGCGTTGGAGCAAGAAGCGAGGGCCGTTGGTGGGGCAACTTTTGGGCGTTGAGCGGGGGGGATGGCTTCAAATTCGAAGTCGTGAGCGGATTCGGCCAGGCCAAGGCGTTGTTTTGGAGGTGCTGTCGTCTGATCCGTTAACTCCACCCCGTGAGATTGGAGGCCGTGTGATGGCCTGTGAGCAGATCGGTCGAGAGCGCTTGAAACTTCGTTTAGGACCGCACCGTCTTGAGACCGAAGCGCTGAGGGCTGGCGCATCGGTATGGCTAACAAGCGATCCGGCTTGGCAAGCCCAGTGGCAACGAGCCTCCCGTCGCGTTGTCGAGCCCGTATCCACCCCTTTGGTGGTTGCGGTGGTTGGTGCGGTGGATCAGCCCCTAACGATTGAGGTCCTGCAACCGAGCACCGCAGGACTCAGCGTGAAAAGCGCGATGCCTCTTCAAGTCGCAAGCCAACGGCCACTGGATCACCAGCGACTGACTGAGCAACTGGGACGGCTTGGGGGCACGGCTTGGCGGTTAGAGCGCCTTGAGCTTCATCTGGAAGGGGATCTCTTCTTGCCCGTAGCTGAACTGAATCGGATGCGTCGTCAACTGCTGGATTCGCTTGAAACTCTCGCAGAAGCTGAGGAGGCCCCAACGGCAGATCCTGCGGTGCCTTTGGACAGTGGGCTGAATGTGCATGACGTCCTCGTCCCGATGCTCAGCTCCCTGGCGGGCTCTTCCACCCCTGTTAACCCTGTGGATCTACAGGCGCCAGGTTTGGTGGTGCTCGTGCGCAGTCTTCAGCAGCTCAAGGCCCTTAAGGACTTGCCTACGTCAGTGGCTCCCATTCGATCGGTGGTTGCAGACCTTGAGCATCCGCGTGATTTGCGTGAAGCCGTTGCCATCGCACGTGGGCATTGGCCAGAAGGGATTTGGCTCGCCGGTTCCCGTGTCACACGCCCCAATGAACGGTGGACTTTGGAACCCTTAATTCGAGCCCGACCCGATGGCTTTCTGGTTCGCAATGCCGATCAACTGGAAACCTTGTGTCCACTAGCACCTTGTATCGGTGATTTCTCTTTGAACGTCGCCAATCCCCTGGCGATGTCTTGGTATCGCGAGCATTGGGGTCTGAAACGCCTGACAGCGAGTTACGACCTCAATTTGCAGCAATTGCTTGATTTGACCTCCCATGTCGATGCATCGGCGCTGGAAATCACGCTCCACCAGCACATGCCCTTGTTCCACATGGAGCACTGCTTGTTTTGCGCCTTCCTTTCCGATGGACATGACCACACAGATTGCGGTCGTCCCTGCGAGACGCACACGGTGACATTGAGGGATCGCAGCGGCGTTGAACATCCGCTTCGCGCTGATTTGGGATGCCGCAACACCCTGTTTAACGGCACGGCCCAGACAGGGGTTGAGTCTCTCCCCGTCTTAAGAAAAGCAGGTGTGACCTCTTTTCGTCTCGAGTTATTGGATGAGGATGCTGAGTCGACGCTGAGGCGTGTGCATCTTTATGCCGATGCGTTGGCGGGTCGACTCGCTTCTAAAGACGTTTGGCGCCAGGAACGGATCCACAACCAACTTGGCGTCACGCGAGGGAGCCTGTTGGTGAAGGGGCCGGAAAAGACCAGTCGCGTCTCACGTTGA
- a CDS encoding M15 family metallopeptidase, with the protein MVRPSSARRSERDDIPVAQRSRPPRQRKQNSGLGLLMGCLFVGGGSVLAVMVAPQLLMGMAPSEPFEIRGFRERPDADGRLLGHFPYREALIEELIVFQPGVELHVDTAAALNSMMNAAISDGIDLRLLSGYRSQALQESIFFDVASERNQTPEERAQVSAPPGYSEHSTGYAIDLGDGEAQETNLSTQFQNTQAFRWLQDHAARYHFVLSFPDGNDQGVMYEPWHWRYEGSADALRQFEAARRYSRPRP; encoded by the coding sequence GTGGTTCGGCCATCCTCTGCGCGACGCTCTGAGCGCGATGACATTCCCGTTGCACAACGCTCTCGACCGCCCCGTCAACGCAAACAAAACAGCGGGCTTGGTCTCTTGATGGGGTGTCTTTTCGTTGGCGGTGGGAGTGTTCTGGCCGTGATGGTGGCTCCACAGTTGTTGATGGGTATGGCCCCAAGTGAACCGTTTGAAATTCGTGGATTCCGTGAACGGCCCGATGCAGATGGTCGGTTGCTTGGTCACTTCCCTTACCGCGAGGCGTTAATTGAAGAGCTGATTGTTTTTCAACCCGGCGTGGAATTGCATGTTGATACGGCAGCGGCATTGAATTCGATGATGAATGCCGCCATTTCTGATGGCATTGATCTTCGTTTGCTCAGCGGATATCGCTCTCAAGCACTTCAGGAATCAATCTTTTTCGATGTGGCATCGGAACGCAATCAAACGCCTGAAGAGCGTGCGCAGGTTTCAGCTCCCCCTGGGTATTCCGAACACAGCACTGGTTATGCGATCGATCTCGGCGATGGGGAGGCTCAAGAAACCAACTTGTCCACGCAATTCCAAAACACCCAAGCTTTCCGATGGCTTCAAGATCACGCTGCTCGTTATCACTTCGTTCTCTCGTTTCCCGATGGAAACGATCAAGGGGTGATGTATGAGCCGTGGCATTGGCGATATGAAGGCTCCGCAGACGCCCTGCGTCAATTTGAAGCTGCTCGTCGCTACTCCCGTCCTCGCCCGTGA
- the chlP gene encoding geranylgeranyl reductase → MLRVAVIGGGPSGSCAAEILAKAGIETWLFERKLDNAKPCGGAIPLCMVEEFNLPDSIIDRKVRNMKMISPSNREVDIQLDPLGYDENAYIGMCRREVFDAFLRNRAADLGTTLINGLVQKIDTGKNRQGPYCIHYADYSGGGPTGEPKTLDVDLIVGADGANSRVAKAMDAGDYNVAIAFQERIKLPPEEMTYYEDLAEMYVGTDVSPDFYAWVFPKYDHVAVGTGTMQQNQSLIKGLQKGIRERATKRLFKGEVIKVEAHPIPEHPRPRRVVGRMALVGDAAGYVTKSSGEGIYFAAKSGRMCAEAIVEISNNGANVPTEKQIKSTYLKRWDRKYGATYAVLDILQRIFYRNDAAREAFVEMCDDKDVQRLTFDSYLYKRVVLMNPWQQVKLTLRTLGSLLRGEALAPPVYKPVPSAVGRSDGDFLAEEASQQIKAQAKEQESKEKAGVN, encoded by the coding sequence ATGTTGAGAGTCGCAGTGATTGGCGGAGGACCAAGTGGTTCTTGCGCGGCGGAAATTCTCGCGAAGGCTGGGATCGAAACTTGGTTGTTCGAGCGAAAACTGGACAACGCCAAACCCTGTGGTGGTGCCATTCCGCTTTGCATGGTTGAGGAATTCAACCTCCCTGATTCGATCATCGATCGAAAGGTGAGGAACATGAAAATGATTTCCCCCTCCAATCGAGAGGTGGATATTCAGCTCGATCCCCTCGGTTACGACGAAAATGCCTACATCGGTATGTGCCGAAGGGAGGTGTTTGATGCCTTCTTACGGAACCGCGCGGCGGACCTTGGCACCACGTTGATCAATGGCCTGGTGCAAAAAATCGACACCGGCAAAAATCGTCAAGGGCCGTACTGCATCCATTACGCCGACTACAGCGGTGGCGGTCCGACAGGCGAACCTAAAACCCTCGATGTAGATCTGATCGTCGGTGCCGATGGAGCCAACTCACGGGTAGCGAAGGCGATGGACGCCGGTGATTACAACGTGGCGATTGCTTTCCAGGAACGGATCAAACTTCCGCCTGAGGAGATGACCTATTACGAGGATCTCGCCGAGATGTACGTCGGCACAGACGTGTCGCCAGACTTCTATGCCTGGGTGTTCCCGAAATACGACCACGTGGCGGTTGGTACCGGCACGATGCAACAAAACCAAAGCCTGATTAAGGGTTTGCAAAAGGGCATCCGTGAACGCGCCACCAAACGGCTCTTCAAAGGTGAAGTGATCAAGGTTGAAGCTCACCCAATCCCAGAGCATCCACGGCCTCGCCGCGTCGTCGGACGCATGGCTCTTGTGGGTGATGCCGCTGGATACGTCACCAAAAGTTCTGGAGAAGGGATCTACTTCGCTGCCAAAAGTGGCCGGATGTGCGCGGAAGCGATTGTTGAAATCTCCAACAACGGTGCAAACGTCCCAACGGAGAAGCAAATCAAATCCACCTATCTCAAGCGTTGGGATCGAAAATACGGCGCTACTTATGCAGTTCTCGATATCTTGCAGCGCATTTTTTATCGGAACGATGCAGCGCGGGAAGCCTTTGTCGAAATGTGCGACGACAAAGATGTACAACGCCTCACCTTTGACAGCTACCTCTACAAGCGGGTGGTGCTGATGAATCCATGGCAACAGGTGAAACTCACGCTGCGCACCCTGGGAAGTTTGCTCCGTGGAGAAGCGCTTGCTCCTCCGGTTTACAAGCCAGTGCCTTCAGCAGTGGGTCGCTCTGATGGTGATTTTCTCGCAGAGGAAGCCTCCCAACAGATCAAAGCCCAAGCCAAAGAACAAGAGAGTAAAGAAAAAGCCGGAGTGAATTAA
- the glyS gene encoding glycine--tRNA ligase subunit beta has protein sequence MTTTFLLEIGTEELPADFARQALDQLRERVPHDLAEARLSHGSISIFGTPRRLVVSIPDLDDRQPDLREERKGPPVAQAFKDGVPGPAAIGFAKRCGIDASQLEQRDTPKGPCVFATVLTAGRDGVSLLRELIPTWIDALQGRRFMRWGTGTQRFSRPIRWLVALHGDDVINVEMPGADPVVRSDRYSRGHRLYGNQQLCIASADQYVKTLQKAGVLVDRDERSRLIRASIDQGAEAAEGEANCPDRLFEELVDLVEDPRVLQGQIAERFLQLPPEVISTVMQAHQRYVPLEIPGLDPDPLRLTAEAVLRPEFLLVANGLEQASALITRGNERVLGARLADAEFFLEVDRRQASATRREALSRVTFAEGLGSLRDRCDRIERLTNQLLTDLALSDSVAMASRRAAHLCKHDLVSQMVGEFPELQGLMGGKYLLEEGESRDVALAVVEHYLPRGAGDELPSTDAGAVVALAERFELLLSIFAKGERPTGSSDPYALRRAGNGVLLILWNQGWKLDLNVFLAKAVEAWRELFPAFAVDTAQLTSDLSALLRQRITSQLEDDGYAADLVQAVAGDTVSTTRLLHDPLDVRVRIQLLHGLRDQGRLTAVQAVVQRASRLAEKGDLPLDVLSSTEVVDPSRFESASEKGLFDATERLNPLAERGAYQELCDVLVESTPALEAFFDGDQSVMVMADDPALRMNRLNLLGVLRNQAAVFAQFELIQS, from the coding sequence GTGACAACAACGTTTCTTCTTGAAATCGGCACTGAAGAATTGCCGGCGGATTTTGCGCGTCAAGCGCTCGACCAACTCCGAGAACGGGTTCCGCACGACCTTGCTGAAGCACGGTTGAGCCATGGATCGATTTCGATCTTTGGAACCCCACGCCGATTGGTGGTGTCGATCCCCGACTTGGACGACCGTCAACCCGATCTCCGTGAAGAGCGAAAAGGTCCTCCGGTTGCTCAGGCTTTCAAAGATGGTGTTCCAGGCCCTGCAGCGATTGGCTTTGCCAAACGCTGCGGCATCGATGCATCACAGCTCGAGCAACGCGATACACCCAAAGGTCCGTGTGTCTTCGCCACTGTGTTGACGGCAGGGCGCGACGGTGTGTCCTTGCTTCGCGAGCTAATCCCAACGTGGATTGATGCACTGCAGGGCCGTCGCTTTATGCGATGGGGAACGGGGACCCAGCGCTTCAGTCGACCAATTCGTTGGTTGGTAGCGCTCCATGGCGACGATGTGATCAATGTGGAGATGCCTGGGGCAGACCCCGTGGTTCGAAGCGACCGCTACAGCCGCGGCCATCGTCTCTATGGCAACCAACAGTTGTGTATTGCGTCGGCGGATCAGTACGTCAAAACCCTTCAAAAGGCTGGCGTTTTGGTGGATCGCGACGAACGATCTCGTCTAATCCGAGCGTCGATTGATCAAGGGGCTGAAGCCGCAGAGGGGGAGGCCAACTGCCCGGACCGACTTTTTGAAGAACTCGTTGATCTTGTTGAAGATCCCCGGGTTTTGCAGGGGCAAATTGCGGAGCGATTTCTGCAATTACCCCCTGAGGTGATTTCCACCGTGATGCAAGCGCATCAGCGCTATGTGCCGTTGGAGATTCCAGGACTCGACCCAGACCCGTTGCGATTAACGGCCGAGGCGGTCCTGCGCCCTGAGTTTTTGTTGGTGGCGAATGGCCTTGAGCAGGCCTCGGCGTTGATTACCCGGGGGAATGAGCGGGTCTTAGGGGCCCGTCTTGCCGATGCTGAGTTTTTCCTCGAGGTTGATCGACGTCAGGCCAGTGCAACGCGTCGTGAGGCTCTAAGCCGCGTCACGTTTGCCGAGGGGCTTGGCAGTCTTCGTGATCGTTGTGATCGGATTGAGCGCCTCACAAACCAGCTCTTAACAGACCTTGCGCTGTCGGATTCGGTTGCTATGGCGTCTCGTCGTGCGGCACATCTGTGCAAGCACGATCTTGTTAGTCAGATGGTGGGTGAATTCCCTGAACTTCAGGGGTTGATGGGAGGCAAATACCTACTGGAGGAAGGCGAATCGCGCGATGTGGCGCTGGCGGTTGTGGAGCACTACTTACCCCGGGGTGCAGGGGACGAATTGCCGAGCACTGATGCTGGTGCCGTTGTGGCCCTGGCTGAGCGATTTGAGCTGTTACTCAGCATTTTCGCTAAAGGGGAACGCCCCACTGGCTCATCCGATCCCTACGCCCTACGTCGGGCGGGCAACGGTGTGCTGCTCATTCTTTGGAATCAAGGCTGGAAACTCGATCTCAATGTCTTTCTTGCCAAGGCCGTTGAAGCCTGGAGAGAGCTTTTTCCAGCTTTTGCGGTGGACACAGCCCAACTGACCAGCGATCTTTCAGCCTTGTTGCGACAGCGCATTACATCGCAACTCGAAGACGATGGTTATGCCGCCGATTTGGTTCAGGCGGTGGCTGGCGACACCGTTTCGACGACGCGTCTGTTGCACGATCCCCTGGATGTGCGGGTTCGTATTCAACTGCTGCACGGATTGAGAGATCAGGGTCGATTAACGGCAGTGCAAGCGGTGGTTCAGCGTGCTTCTCGGTTGGCTGAAAAGGGTGACCTACCTCTGGATGTGTTGTCCAGCACTGAAGTGGTGGACCCTTCGCGGTTTGAGTCGGCCAGTGAGAAGGGGCTGTTCGATGCCACCGAACGATTGAACCCCCTCGCTGAACGTGGTGCCTATCAAGAACTCTGTGACGTTCTTGTGGAATCCACACCGGCACTTGAGGCGTTCTTTGATGGTGACCAGAGTGTGATGGTGATGGCCGATGATCCGGCCCTTCGAATGAACCGACTCAATTTGCTCGGTGTGTTACGCAATCAAGCAGCTGTCTTTGCTCAATTCGAGTTGATTCAAAGCTGA